Proteins encoded together in one Shewanella acanthi window:
- a CDS encoding flavodoxin: protein MKKVNLVFGTVYGSAQFTAETLEKALIELGFDAKLWQPNEIGQFVPPENELLIVVTSTTGQGDLPEDILPWFYNLRNSAPYLPKLKYSVIALGDSSYDTFCGGGKSVDELLAELGAKSIVPRLEIDACETMEPEVEAIKWLESWNKIVQSELAA from the coding sequence ATGAAAAAAGTTAATCTGGTCTTTGGTACAGTGTATGGTAGCGCACAGTTTACGGCAGAAACTCTTGAAAAAGCGCTTATCGAACTCGGTTTTGATGCCAAATTATGGCAGCCCAATGAGATTGGTCAGTTTGTTCCTCCTGAGAACGAGTTATTGATTGTGGTCACCTCGACCACAGGGCAGGGGGATTTACCCGAAGACATTTTGCCTTGGTTTTATAACTTAAGAAACTCTGCACCCTATTTGCCCAAATTAAAATACAGTGTGATTGCCCTTGGGGATTCGAGTTACGACACCTTCTGCGGCGGTGGCAAATCGGTGGATGAATTACTTGCCGAACTTGGTGCAAAGAGTATTGTCCCACGCCTTGAAATTGATGCCTGTGAAACCATGGAACCTGAGGTAGAAGCGATAAAATGGCTGGAAAGCTGGAACAAAATCGTTCAATCCGAGCTCGCCGCTTAG